The Terriglobus tenax genome contains a region encoding:
- a CDS encoding nuclear transport factor 2 family protein has translation MSIIIAPPFTSAEMAAKKVQMAEDLWNTRDPERVALAYTEDTVWRNRTDFLQGRKAVVEFLTRKWNRELDYKLKKELWSFHDNRIAVKFHYEWHDDAGHWYRSYGNELWEFAPSGQMQRREASINDLPIKESERTL, from the coding sequence ATGAGCATCATCATCGCTCCCCCATTTACCTCCGCAGAGATGGCCGCAAAGAAAGTGCAGATGGCCGAGGATCTGTGGAACACCCGCGACCCCGAGCGCGTGGCGCTTGCCTATACCGAAGACACCGTATGGCGGAATCGCACGGACTTTCTTCAGGGACGCAAAGCCGTTGTCGAGTTCCTTACACGCAAGTGGAACCGCGAGCTCGATTACAAGCTGAAGAAAGAGCTCTGGAGCTTCCACGACAACCGCATCGCTGTAAAGTTCCACTACGAATGGCATGACGACGCCGGCCACTGGTACAGAAGCTACGGGAACGAACTGTGGGAGTTTGCTCCGTCCGGCCAGATGCAGCGCCGCGAAGCAAGCATCAACGACCTGCCCATCAAGGAATCGGAACGCACGCTGTAG
- the eat gene encoding ethanolamine permease, which yields MEEHSHLKATLNTWQLWGIAVGLVISGEYFGWSYGWASAGTLGFLAVTLLVATMYTAFIFSFTELTTAIPHAGGPFAYAQRAFGDTGGYIAAAATLVEFLFAPPAIALAIGAYLHVQFPGLAPRNAAVLAYLLFMAINIVGVQIAASFELVVTLLAIVELLVFMGVVAPGFRLSNFLAHGWAGHEHLTLHTTTGMFAAVPFAIWFFLAIEGVAMAAEEVKKPTRSIPIAYIGGIVTLLLLALGVMLFAGGVGDWRILANINDPLPQAMKIIVGASSGWLHMLVWLGLFGLVASLHGIIFGYSRQVYALARAGYLPAVLGRIHPRFRTPWIAVVAGGIIGIAAIYSDNWIRFGGQPLTANIVTMSVLGALVMYIVSMLALFRLRRCEPVMARPFRTPLYPLLPLWALLCAVVCLASLIYYNRLIAALFTALLLLGYLALRLGWRKKRHAV from the coding sequence TTGGAAGAACACTCGCACCTGAAAGCCACGCTCAACACCTGGCAGCTGTGGGGCATTGCCGTTGGCCTTGTCATCTCCGGCGAGTACTTCGGGTGGAGCTACGGATGGGCCAGCGCCGGCACCCTTGGCTTTCTCGCGGTCACCCTGCTGGTAGCGACCATGTACACGGCTTTCATCTTCAGCTTTACCGAGCTGACCACGGCGATTCCCCACGCCGGTGGGCCGTTTGCCTATGCGCAACGCGCCTTTGGCGATACCGGCGGTTACATCGCTGCCGCCGCTACGCTGGTCGAGTTCCTGTTTGCACCGCCTGCCATTGCACTCGCCATCGGAGCATATCTGCATGTGCAGTTTCCAGGGCTCGCACCCAGAAACGCCGCGGTGCTGGCCTACCTGCTCTTTATGGCCATCAACATTGTGGGCGTACAAATTGCCGCCAGCTTTGAACTGGTGGTCACGCTGCTGGCCATCGTAGAACTGCTGGTCTTCATGGGCGTTGTGGCACCGGGCTTCCGCCTGAGCAACTTCCTTGCCCATGGATGGGCCGGACACGAACACCTGACACTGCACACCACCACCGGCATGTTTGCCGCCGTGCCTTTTGCCATCTGGTTCTTCCTTGCCATTGAAGGCGTGGCCATGGCCGCCGAAGAGGTGAAGAAGCCAACGCGCTCCATTCCCATTGCCTACATCGGCGGGATCGTCACGCTGCTTCTGCTCGCGCTTGGCGTCATGCTGTTTGCGGGCGGCGTGGGCGACTGGCGCATTCTGGCCAATATCAACGATCCTTTGCCGCAGGCCATGAAGATCATCGTCGGCGCCAGCAGCGGATGGCTGCACATGTTGGTCTGGCTCGGACTCTTCGGGCTGGTTGCGTCGCTGCATGGCATCATCTTCGGCTACTCGCGGCAGGTGTATGCGCTGGCGCGTGCGGGCTATCTTCCCGCGGTGCTGGGCAGGATTCATCCACGCTTCCGCACACCGTGGATCGCTGTCGTTGCCGGCGGAATTATCGGCATCGCAGCCATCTACAGTGACAACTGGATCCGGTTCGGCGGTCAGCCATTGACGGCCAACATTGTCACCATGTCCGTGCTTGGCGCCCTGGTAATGTACATCGTCAGCATGCTCGCGCTGTTCCGGCTGCGCAGGTGTGAACCCGTCATGGCGAGGCCCTTTCGCACGCCGTTGTATCCGCTGCTGCCCCTGTGGGCGCTGCTGTGTGCGGTTGTCTGCCTCGCCAGCCTTATCTATTACAACCGCCTGATCGCTGCATTGTTCACCGCGCTGCTGCTGCTTGGCTATCTTGCCCTACGGCTTGGGTGGCGCAAAAAGCGTCATGCTGTGTAG
- a CDS encoding VOC family protein produces MSAVSSLAQQAIVTFLPISNVDKARTFYRDTLGLALIEEELPFALVFDVNGVMLRLTLVGEFTPAPWTVFGWQVTEIEQMVQTLTAAGVEFTRYDQLEQDELGVWSAPGGAKVAWFKDLEGNVLSLSQHG; encoded by the coding sequence ATGAGCGCAGTTTCCTCACTTGCCCAACAGGCTATCGTCACCTTCCTTCCCATCAGCAATGTCGACAAGGCTCGCACCTTCTACCGCGACACCCTGGGCCTTGCTCTGATAGAGGAAGAGCTGCCCTTTGCGCTGGTCTTCGACGTAAACGGCGTCATGCTGCGGCTGACCCTGGTGGGCGAGTTCACGCCCGCGCCGTGGACGGTCTTCGGCTGGCAGGTAACGGAGATTGAGCAGATGGTGCAAACGCTAACCGCGGCAGGCGTAGAGTTCACACGCTATGACCAGTTAGAGCAGGATGAGCTGGGCGTGTGGAGCGCTCCGGGTGGAGCGAAGGTGGCCTGGTTCAAAGACCTTGAGGGGAATGTGCTGAGCTTGTCGCAGCATGGGTGA
- a CDS encoding DJ-1/PfpI family protein, which translates to MASARLLMIVGDFVEDYEVMVPFQALQVLGHSVDAVCPGKKSGDTVRTAIHDFEGDQTYSEKPGHNFALNATFSEVDETEYDGLVVPGGRAPEYLRLDKRVLEIVQYFHKADKPIAAICHGPQLLAAARILQGKRLNAYPACAPEVELAGGEFVSLNVTDAVTDGKLVTGPAWPAHPEWLRQFETVLQAHLA; encoded by the coding sequence ATGGCAAGCGCACGTCTGCTGATGATTGTTGGAGATTTCGTGGAGGATTACGAGGTCATGGTTCCGTTCCAGGCCCTGCAGGTTCTGGGACACAGCGTGGATGCCGTATGCCCCGGCAAAAAGTCGGGCGACACTGTCCGCACCGCGATTCATGACTTTGAAGGTGACCAGACTTACAGCGAAAAGCCCGGCCACAACTTCGCCCTGAACGCCACCTTCAGTGAAGTGGATGAAACGGAGTACGACGGGCTCGTTGTTCCCGGTGGCCGCGCTCCGGAGTATCTTCGCCTGGATAAGCGCGTCCTCGAAATCGTGCAGTACTTCCACAAGGCGGATAAGCCTATTGCGGCTATCTGCCATGGGCCCCAGCTTCTGGCTGCGGCACGCATTCTTCAGGGTAAGCGCCTGAACGCCTACCCCGCATGCGCACCGGAGGTCGAGCTTGCCGGAGGTGAATTCGTCTCGCTCAACGTTACGGACGCGGTGACGGACGGCAAACTGGTTACCGGTCCGGCCTGGCCCGCTCACCCGGAGTGGCTGCGCCAGTTTGAAACGGTATTGCAGGCACACCTGGCCTAG
- a CDS encoding Na+/H+ antiporter, with product MLFAVSLSKVIAKVTRVPLPFLQIGLGVALAGLRIDSPLDPSLFLLLFVAPLLYVDANQFPRAELKPLGRPILQMAVGLVFFTVIGAGYFIDWMIPQMPMAACFALAAVLSPTDAVAVSGLIGEKKMPSRLMHLLEGEALLNDATGLVCLRFAVVAVLTGKFSAAQAAVSFVEVALGGLAIGAALSFAVMQGERWMDRLIGSHPAAQILRSLLLPFAAYLAAEHFEFSGILAAVAAGFVANWVLQEAPEVETRIKSEAITDMVQFTFNGLIFVLLGLQLPAIARSIPEVMKEEGFASAWVLGGFVLGITLVLGMLRLLWTWLALEWSFYRQKNRDGEIRHTPWRLLAVTMMAGVRGAITLAAVLSIPLTLQDGSPFPGRNLAVLLATGVLLFSMIAAAFGLPVALKGVQEPPESSAETKKRNAQILAAQAAITRLESAEHELSQNSAMADGYASIAARLMDYYRRRIEAFSGDDASRAKADALRAAERRLRLEAVRAERQQINTMLENHTLNSSEARAMLTKLDNTEATLKGN from the coding sequence TTGTTGTTTGCCGTTTCGCTGTCCAAGGTGATTGCGAAGGTGACACGCGTTCCTTTGCCGTTCCTGCAGATAGGTCTGGGCGTTGCTCTTGCGGGCCTCAGGATCGATAGTCCGCTGGATCCATCGTTGTTCCTGCTGTTGTTTGTCGCTCCGCTGCTGTATGTGGATGCGAACCAGTTTCCGCGTGCGGAACTGAAGCCGCTGGGCAGGCCGATCCTGCAGATGGCGGTCGGCCTTGTTTTCTTCACAGTGATTGGAGCCGGCTACTTCATCGACTGGATGATTCCGCAGATGCCGATGGCGGCGTGCTTCGCCTTGGCGGCGGTACTCTCGCCCACGGATGCCGTTGCGGTATCGGGCCTGATCGGTGAAAAGAAGATGCCGTCCCGGCTGATGCATCTGCTGGAGGGCGAGGCGTTGTTGAACGACGCAACCGGCCTTGTCTGCCTGCGGTTTGCGGTTGTCGCCGTGCTGACCGGCAAATTCTCCGCGGCACAGGCCGCGGTAAGCTTCGTGGAAGTCGCATTAGGAGGACTTGCGATTGGCGCGGCGCTCTCCTTTGCCGTCATGCAGGGTGAGCGTTGGATGGACCGGCTGATCGGCTCGCATCCCGCCGCGCAGATTCTGCGCTCGCTGCTCTTGCCCTTCGCAGCCTACCTGGCGGCGGAACACTTTGAGTTCTCCGGCATTCTGGCCGCCGTGGCCGCAGGGTTTGTGGCGAACTGGGTGCTGCAGGAAGCGCCCGAGGTGGAGACGCGCATCAAGTCGGAAGCCATTACCGACATGGTGCAGTTCACCTTCAACGGATTGATCTTCGTGCTGCTGGGCCTGCAGTTGCCCGCAATCGCACGCAGCATTCCGGAGGTAATGAAGGAAGAGGGCTTCGCCTCAGCATGGGTGCTTGGCGGTTTCGTCCTTGGCATCACCCTCGTGCTCGGCATGCTTCGGCTGCTGTGGACATGGCTGGCGCTGGAGTGGTCGTTCTATCGGCAGAAGAATCGCGACGGTGAGATACGGCATACGCCCTGGCGTCTGCTGGCTGTCACCATGATGGCTGGCGTGCGCGGCGCCATTACGCTGGCGGCGGTGCTCTCCATCCCGCTAACGCTGCAGGACGGCTCTCCCTTCCCGGGCCGCAACCTCGCCGTTTTGCTGGCCACGGGAGTGCTGCTGTTCTCCATGATCGCGGCTGCGTTTGGGCTTCCTGTTGCGTTGAAGGGCGTGCAGGAGCCGCCGGAGTCTTCCGCCGAAACCAAGAAGCGAAACGCGCAGATTCTTGCGGCGCAGGCTGCCATTACTCGGCTTGAGTCCGCCGAACACGAACTGTCACAGAACAGTGCCATGGCCGATGGTTACGCGTCTATCGCGGCTCGTCTGATGGACTATTACCGGCGCAGGATCGAGGCCTTCAGCGGAGACGATGCAAGCCGCGCCAAGGCCGATGCGCTCCGCGCAGCCGAGCGGCGTCTTCGGTTGGAAGCAGTGCGCGCCGAACGCCAGCAGATCAATACCATGCTGGAGAACCACACGCTGAACTCCAGCGAAGCCCGCGCCATGCTGACCAAGCTGGACAACACCGAAGCCACGCTGAAGGGAAACTGA
- a CDS encoding transferrin receptor-like dimerization domain-containing protein produces the protein MRQLAAAILLLSLPFEGLAQQPAAKPLPGYTSTSSATELDWEKRFREIPEAKRAHENMKVLAAHPHHVGSEAQRKNAEWMVKQYKSWGWDAKIEQFDVLYPTPKSQLVEMIAPTKFVMKLTETPLAEDPYTHETTTQLPGFNIYSADGDVTGPLVYANYGMRDDYEELERQGISVKGAIVITRYGGGWRGLKPKLAYEHGAVGCIIYSDPADDGYGQNDVLPKGPMRPSMGVQRGSVADTSLYSGDPLTPGEGSVKGTKRLKIEESKAIMKIPVLPVSYGDAEPLLKSLDGPAVPSTWRGALPFTYHFGAGKTKVHMNLKFNWETKPVLDVVATMKGSTEPDQWIVRGNHYDGWVNGADDPISGQSGLLEEARALGELHKKGWNPKRTLIYTAWDGEEPGLLGSTEWAETHAADLDKHAILYVNSDESNRGFLNAAGSYQTEQLVNDIARQITDPETKVSVWDRQFAARATRAGRGGAAPSGDIIPIGAVGSGSDFQAFVDHLGITTVSLGFGGEDRSGTYHSAYDTPWFIEHFGDKESLYGKAIADMAGTLVMRVADADVLPYDFRNLASTVKGYSSEIQALVKQMQRAASERKKNIDAGYYKLAADPTKTVKLPEALTPVPEMDFTALDAAIAQLAKAAAELKAAEDAAGPLDAARAASINTKLSLAERKFLNPAGLPRRPWMEHVLYAPGVYTGYGVKTLPGIREAVEDSNFQEATQQMVIVTNAIKAEAEYLQQIAQEFAAK, from the coding sequence GTGCGTCAGCTAGCAGCAGCCATCCTCTTGTTGAGTCTTCCCTTCGAAGGCTTGGCCCAACAGCCCGCAGCGAAACCGCTGCCGGGGTACACCAGCACAAGCTCTGCGACGGAGCTTGATTGGGAAAAGCGCTTCCGCGAGATTCCGGAGGCGAAGCGCGCACACGAGAACATGAAGGTTCTGGCTGCCCATCCGCACCATGTCGGATCGGAGGCGCAACGCAAGAACGCCGAGTGGATGGTTAAGCAGTACAAGTCCTGGGGCTGGGACGCGAAGATTGAGCAGTTCGACGTGCTCTATCCCACGCCAAAATCGCAGCTGGTGGAGATGATTGCTCCCACCAAATTCGTGATGAAGCTCACGGAGACCCCGCTGGCCGAAGACCCGTACACGCACGAGACCACGACGCAGCTCCCGGGCTTCAACATCTACTCGGCGGACGGCGATGTGACCGGTCCGCTGGTCTACGCCAACTACGGCATGCGCGATGACTACGAGGAGCTGGAGCGGCAGGGCATCAGCGTCAAGGGCGCCATTGTGATTACGCGCTATGGCGGCGGCTGGCGCGGCTTGAAGCCGAAACTGGCCTACGAGCATGGAGCCGTGGGTTGCATCATCTACTCTGATCCCGCCGACGATGGCTACGGCCAGAATGATGTTCTTCCCAAGGGCCCCATGCGTCCTTCCATGGGAGTACAGCGCGGCAGCGTTGCCGATACGTCGCTGTACTCCGGCGACCCGCTGACGCCCGGAGAGGGCTCGGTGAAGGGGACGAAGCGCCTGAAGATTGAAGAGTCGAAGGCCATCATGAAGATTCCCGTACTGCCGGTCAGCTACGGCGATGCGGAGCCGCTGCTCAAATCGCTGGATGGCCCGGCGGTTCCGTCCACATGGCGCGGAGCTCTTCCGTTCACTTATCACTTCGGTGCGGGCAAGACCAAGGTTCACATGAACCTGAAGTTCAACTGGGAGACCAAGCCTGTCCTCGACGTGGTTGCGACGATGAAGGGCTCCACGGAGCCTGATCAGTGGATCGTACGCGGCAACCACTACGACGGCTGGGTCAACGGAGCGGATGATCCTATCTCCGGCCAGTCGGGTCTGCTGGAAGAGGCGCGCGCCCTGGGCGAGCTGCACAAGAAGGGCTGGAACCCGAAGCGCACGCTGATCTACACCGCGTGGGACGGCGAAGAGCCTGGCTTGCTGGGCTCCACCGAATGGGCAGAGACCCATGCGGCTGACCTGGACAAACACGCCATCCTGTACGTGAACAGCGATGAAAGCAATCGCGGTTTTCTGAACGCCGCCGGCAGCTATCAGACCGAGCAGCTGGTGAATGATATCGCCCGCCAGATTACCGACCCCGAGACAAAGGTCTCCGTGTGGGATCGTCAGTTTGCGGCGCGTGCCACCCGTGCGGGCCGCGGCGGCGCTGCTCCCTCGGGAGATATCATCCCCATCGGCGCCGTGGGCAGCGGATCGGACTTCCAGGCCTTTGTCGATCACCTTGGCATCACCACGGTCAGCCTAGGCTTCGGCGGGGAAGACCGCAGCGGTACATATCACTCCGCCTATGACACGCCGTGGTTCATTGAGCACTTCGGCGATAAGGAGTCGCTCTACGGCAAGGCCATTGCCGACATGGCGGGCACACTGGTGATGCGTGTTGCCGATGCGGACGTGCTGCCGTATGACTTCCGGAACCTGGCCTCGACCGTCAAGGGATACTCCAGCGAGATCCAGGCGCTGGTGAAGCAGATGCAGCGCGCTGCATCGGAACGAAAGAAGAACATCGACGCGGGCTACTACAAGCTGGCCGCCGATCCGACAAAGACGGTGAAGCTGCCGGAGGCTCTGACGCCGGTGCCGGAGATGGACTTCACGGCTCTGGACGCTGCGATTGCGCAGCTTGCCAAAGCCGCCGCTGAGTTGAAGGCCGCCGAAGACGCTGCCGGTCCCCTGGATGCCGCCAGGGCTGCCTCCATCAATACGAAGCTGTCGCTTGCGGAGCGCAAGTTCCTGAACCCTGCCGGTCTGCCGCGCCGTCCGTGGATGGAGCATGTACTCTACGCCCCGGGTGTCTATACCGGCTATGGTGTGAAGACCCTGCCGGGTATTCGCGAGGCCGTGGAGGACAGCAACTTCCAGGAAGCCACGCAGCAGATGGTCATCGTGACCAACGCCATCAAGGCAGAGGCGGAGTACCTGCAACAGATTGCGCAGGAGTTCGCCGCGAAATAG
- a CDS encoding diguanylate cyclase, whose protein sequence is MRIATITNWAYGATVCISITTGIAMLLASNADRAERIAVEQRAQFDHLSEEVETDTYELSDQVRQYAITGAPGYAASYQNGLAALGSIEQRIARLQDAGATETELKSLRDGLQVADSLQAEQKQAIAEVANGHQEAARQLLFSADYEHGLERVAALFNQFQSMLDQRTEQAVTDAGVVTKRLRSISEAMVAATAGLFLFVLGFILKRRILKPVVTLSDVVNRLAAQDYDVETPSYDYVDEIGDMSHAIRIFRENGLERQRLEKERDHEWRIRELLARMTQRLHGCESVEDILNVAARFVPQIAPNLAGTLYVQDDRLGLMTSLTSWLTPRSSMPSFLPDDCWALRRGQLHRPESVVDIPCKHVAAEAVGSSMCVPLTALGETIGLLCLEKTTSDFPIPAQEYLELMAEAIGLSIANIRLRDKLHEMAHSDALTSLRNRYKLQDVLHRHIAYAEESSTPLSCLMLDIDHFKSLNDRHGHEAGDLVIKEVAGIIRNAVRETEIAFRYGGEEFLVLLPEFDVVRAYERADLIRERIAALCLKYEETMIANITASVGLASYPIHASGESLIRAADAALLRAKELGRNRIIVATTRSSSTGPIESNHGSNNR, encoded by the coding sequence ATGCGTATCGCAACCATTACAAACTGGGCGTATGGAGCCACCGTTTGTATTTCAATCACAACGGGAATCGCGATGCTGCTGGCATCCAACGCAGACCGCGCCGAACGGATAGCTGTTGAGCAGCGTGCTCAGTTTGACCATCTTTCTGAGGAAGTAGAGACCGACACCTACGAACTCAGTGACCAGGTACGGCAGTATGCCATCACGGGCGCTCCTGGATATGCCGCGTCTTACCAGAACGGGCTTGCAGCATTGGGCAGCATCGAGCAGCGCATTGCCAGGCTGCAGGATGCAGGCGCAACGGAGACGGAACTGAAGTCACTGCGCGACGGGTTACAGGTAGCCGACTCTCTCCAGGCAGAGCAGAAGCAGGCCATCGCCGAGGTCGCAAATGGACACCAGGAGGCTGCGCGGCAGCTTCTGTTCAGTGCGGACTATGAACATGGGTTGGAGCGTGTTGCCGCGCTCTTCAATCAGTTTCAATCCATGCTCGACCAGAGAACAGAGCAGGCTGTCACCGATGCCGGTGTCGTCACCAAGCGCTTAAGAAGTATCTCGGAAGCAATGGTTGCCGCCACCGCAGGACTCTTTCTGTTTGTGCTGGGCTTTATCCTCAAGCGCCGCATCCTTAAGCCGGTCGTCACGCTCAGCGATGTGGTCAACCGTCTGGCGGCGCAGGACTACGATGTGGAGACGCCCTCCTACGACTACGTGGATGAGATTGGCGACATGTCGCACGCCATCCGCATCTTTCGGGAGAACGGGCTGGAGCGCCAGCGGCTTGAAAAAGAACGTGATCATGAGTGGCGCATCCGCGAACTGCTTGCGCGCATGACCCAGCGTTTGCATGGGTGCGAATCGGTCGAAGACATTCTGAACGTCGCGGCGCGCTTCGTCCCGCAGATCGCCCCAAACCTTGCAGGCACTCTTTACGTGCAGGATGACCGCCTTGGCCTGATGACCTCCCTGACGTCGTGGCTTACTCCCAGGAGCAGCATGCCTTCGTTCCTTCCGGATGATTGCTGGGCCCTGCGCCGCGGGCAGCTCCACCGGCCGGAGAGTGTTGTCGATATACCGTGCAAGCACGTGGCCGCGGAGGCCGTTGGAAGCTCGATGTGCGTGCCCCTGACCGCATTGGGGGAAACTATCGGGCTGCTTTGCCTGGAAAAGACGACGAGTGATTTTCCGATTCCCGCCCAGGAGTACCTGGAGCTGATGGCAGAGGCCATCGGGCTCTCCATCGCCAACATCCGTCTGCGGGATAAGCTCCATGAGATGGCGCATTCGGATGCACTGACCAGCCTGCGAAACCGCTACAAGTTGCAGGACGTGCTGCATCGCCACATCGCGTATGCGGAGGAATCCAGCACTCCGCTCAGCTGCCTGATGCTCGATATCGACCACTTCAAATCTCTCAACGACCGGCATGGTCATGAGGCGGGCGACCTGGTCATCAAAGAGGTTGCGGGCATTATCAGGAACGCCGTTCGAGAAACGGAGATTGCCTTCCGGTACGGCGGGGAAGAGTTTCTGGTCCTGCTGCCGGAGTTCGACGTGGTCCGCGCTTATGAACGGGCAGACCTGATCCGTGAGCGCATTGCAGCGCTTTGCCTCAAGTATGAGGAGACGATGATTGCAAACATCACGGCCTCTGTGGGCCTGGCAAGCTATCCCATCCACGCTTCCGGCGAGTCGCTGATCCGAGCCGCCGACGCAGCCCTGTTGCGCGCCAAGGAACTGGGCCGCAACCGGATCATCGTCGCTACCACGCGCAGCTCCAGTACGGGCCCGATTGAATCCAACCACGGGAGCAACAACCGATGA